The following proteins are co-located in the Gloeocapsa sp. PCC 7428 genome:
- a CDS encoding AzlD domain-containing protein: MNIWLIIFLSGLGTYVMRSLGIWATKPIESAWLHHIPFAVILVMAISGIVDLSQTPQTTKSAIAATIVVIAASVFKLPLVLRIALGCLIFGAIAA, encoded by the coding sequence ATGAACATCTGGCTAATTATTTTCCTATCTGGCTTAGGCACCTACGTAATGCGTAGCCTTGGCATTTGGGCAACAAAACCAATAGAATCGGCGTGGCTGCATCACATCCCCTTCGCTGTCATCCTCGTCATGGCAATCAGTGGTATTGTTGATTTGAGCCAAACACCACAAACAACCAAAAGCGCGATCGCCGCAACCATCGTTGTCATCGCCGCCAGCGTCTTCAAACTACCACTCGTCCTACGTATTGCCTTAGGTTGTCTTATTTTTGGAGCAATAGCAGCATAG
- a CDS encoding Mo-dependent nitrogenase C-terminal domain-containing protein translates to MIFTLIALPFNLLDVVRKWLDSIQICDPIAAQFICKLIPARCPFERKINFFNCFMIHIPPLCHFNPIYQ, encoded by the coding sequence ATGATTTTCACCTTAATCGCCTTACCGTTTAATCTCTTAGATGTCGTGCGAAAATGGCTAGATTCAATACAAATTTGCGATCCAATCGCTGCTCAATTTATTTGTAAACTTATTCCAGCACGTTGTCCTTTTGAACGAAAAATCAATTTTTTCAATTGCTTTATGATTCATATTCCGCCCTTATGTCATTTCAATCCTATCTATCAATAG
- a CDS encoding transposase — MSISSNLHLWHCRTEDGRAFFFEFSHLNTDCCQVFLNLVSQQFKDDFLIIQLDNGGFHKAKRLKVPSNIILLFQPPHCPELKPIEQVWQYLKRQRNRRFPATLDQLRQQLRERLEVLTPEIVAGITGRQSILHALSVAQI; from the coding sequence TTGTCTATTTCAAGCAACTTACATTTATGGCATTGTAGAACCGAAGACGGGAGAGCTTTTTTCTTTGAGTTTTCTCATCTCAACACCGATTGCTGCCAAGTGTTTTTGAATTTAGTTTCGCAACAGTTCAAGGATGATTTTTTAATTATTCAATTGGACAATGGTGGTTTTCACAAAGCCAAGCGATTGAAGGTTCCCAGCAATATTATTTTGTTGTTTCAACCTCCTCACTGTCCTGAACTGAAACCGATTGAGCAAGTGTGGCAATATCTAAAGCGCCAACGCAATCGTCGCTTTCCAGCAACCCTTGACCAGTTACGTCAGCAGTTGAGAGAACGGCTGGAAGTACTGACCCCTGAGATTGTTGCAGGAATTACCGGACGCCAGTCCATTCTGCATGCTCTATCTGTCGCTCAAATTTAG
- a CDS encoding co-chaperone YbbN: MVLPVLVDFWAPGCQPCEMLSPIVDKIATQYGDRLKLIKINVEKSFSIPMHYNLDCFPTLLMFNTGQVVEKIVGTIPEAVLMKVIRKHLTA, from the coding sequence TTGGTATTACCTGTTCTTGTAGATTTTTGGGCACCTGGCTGTCAACCGTGTGAAATGCTCTCCCCAATCGTCGATAAAATCGCTACACAATATGGCGATCGCCTGAAGCTGATCAAAATTAACGTTGAAAAAAGTTTTAGTATTCCTATGCACTACAATCTAGACTGTTTTCCAACACTACTCATGTTTAATACAGGACAAGTAGTCGAAAAGATTGTGGGTACAATACCTGAAGCTGTGTTGATGAAAGTTATCCGTAAGCATTTAACAGCTTGA
- a CDS encoding AzlC family ABC transporter permease has translation MQEFLKGVNRALGVGIGYIPIAISFGALATRSGLSDAAAVFMSVWVYAGAAQFAALEGIRQNLSWLSIVLTMLLMNLRHMPMSLAINPIFNRFNRKQQLFLAHGLTDEAFALDVSDKPQSWHYYTGIHLFCWLSWILGTWIGCQLGQQIPAQWLQFALPSLFICLLTDNIKSWNQQLIFTILTGIVLVIILQNIGTLGILVSILTVAAVATLQKSS, from the coding sequence ATGCAGGAATTTCTTAAAGGTGTCAATCGTGCTTTGGGAGTTGGTATAGGATACATCCCGATCGCAATCAGTTTTGGGGCGCTAGCGACGCGATCGGGGCTTTCAGATGCTGCGGCTGTCTTTATGTCCGTTTGGGTGTACGCAGGTGCGGCACAATTTGCGGCACTCGAAGGAATCAGACAAAATCTTTCTTGGCTAAGTATTGTCTTGACAATGCTGCTGATGAATCTACGACATATGCCGATGAGTTTAGCAATTAACCCTATTTTCAATCGATTTAACCGCAAACAACAGCTATTTCTCGCACATGGGCTTACCGACGAAGCCTTTGCCTTAGACGTTTCCGACAAACCCCAATCGTGGCATTATTACACTGGCATTCACCTATTTTGCTGGCTTTCTTGGATTCTTGGCACGTGGATCGGCTGTCAACTAGGACAACAAATCCCAGCGCAATGGTTACAATTCGCCCTCCCCAGCTTATTTATTTGCCTTCTCACCGACAATATCAAAAGCTGGAATCAACAGCTAATCTTCACAATCCTCACAGGTATTGTTCTAGTAATAATCCTCCAAAACATCGGCACCCTCGGCATTCTCGTATCCATCCTCACAGTCGCAGCCGTAGCAACATTACAAAAATCCTCTTAA
- the bchB gene encoding ferredoxin:protochlorophyllide reductase (ATP-dependent) subunit B — protein sequence MKLAYWMYAGPAHIGTLRIASSFKNVHAIMHAPLGDDYFNVMRSMLERERNFTPVTASIVDRNVLARGSQEKVVDNITRKDAEEHPDLIVLTPTCTSSILQEDLNNFVERASIEAKADVMLADVNHYRVNELQAADRTLDQIVQYYINKARRKGELPTDKTEKPSVNIIGSSTLGFHNQHDCTELKRLMADLGIAVNAVIPEGASVHELKNLPRAWFNLVPYRELGLMTARYLEQEFGMPYVDITPMGVVETARCIRKIQQVINAQGADVNYEAFIENQTLYVSQAAWFSRSIDCQNLTGKKAVVFGDNTHAAAMTKILAREMGIRVVWAGTYCKYDADWFREQVSEYCDEVIITDDNGAIGDAIARVEPAAIFGTQMERHVGKRLNIPCGVIAAPIHIQNFPIGYKPFLGYEGTNQVTDLVYNSFTLGMEDHLLEIFGGHDTKEVITKGISADSDLSWNKEAQAELNKVPGFVRGKVKRNTEKFARDRGLSEITLEVMYAAKEAVGA from the coding sequence ATGAAATTGGCTTACTGGATGTATGCAGGTCCAGCCCATATTGGTACGCTGCGCATCGCCAGTTCGTTTAAGAATGTCCACGCTATTATGCACGCCCCTTTAGGCGATGACTATTTCAACGTCATGCGCTCAATGTTAGAACGGGAGAGGAATTTTACTCCAGTAACCGCGAGTATCGTCGATCGCAACGTATTAGCGCGTGGCTCGCAAGAAAAAGTTGTAGACAACATCACGCGCAAAGATGCAGAAGAACATCCCGACTTGATTGTACTGACACCGACTTGTACATCGAGCATTTTACAAGAAGATTTAAATAACTTCGTCGAACGCGCCTCGATCGAAGCCAAAGCTGATGTGATGTTGGCGGATGTTAACCACTATCGCGTTAACGAGTTACAAGCGGCGGATCGGACTTTGGATCAAATTGTCCAGTACTACATCAATAAAGCCCGTCGCAAAGGCGAATTACCCACAGATAAAACCGAAAAGCCCTCCGTCAATATCATTGGTAGTTCTACGCTTGGTTTCCACAATCAGCACGACTGTACTGAGTTAAAGCGACTAATGGCTGACTTGGGTATTGCAGTCAATGCCGTAATTCCCGAAGGCGCTTCGGTACACGAGTTAAAGAATTTACCCCGCGCTTGGTTTAACTTAGTACCGTATCGCGAACTCGGTTTAATGACGGCGCGATATCTAGAACAAGAATTTGGGATGCCGTATGTCGATATTACACCGATGGGTGTCGTAGAAACAGCCCGATGCATTCGGAAGATTCAGCAGGTGATTAACGCACAAGGTGCGGATGTTAATTACGAAGCGTTTATTGAAAACCAAACGTTGTACGTTTCGCAAGCAGCGTGGTTCTCGCGTTCGATTGACTGTCAAAATTTAACAGGGAAAAAAGCTGTCGTATTTGGTGATAATACGCACGCGGCGGCGATGACGAAGATTTTGGCGCGGGAGATGGGTATTCGCGTTGTTTGGGCAGGAACTTACTGTAAATACGATGCAGATTGGTTTCGCGAACAAGTCAGTGAATATTGCGATGAAGTGATTATTACCGACGATAATGGTGCGATTGGTGATGCGATCGCCCGCGTCGAACCAGCAGCGATCTTTGGTACGCAGATGGAACGTCATGTTGGTAAGCGCTTAAATATCCCTTGTGGTGTCATAGCTGCACCAATTCACATTCAAAACTTCCCGATTGGTTATAAGCCTTTCTTGGGTTACGAAGGTACAAATCAAGTTACCGATTTGGTCTACAATTCCTTTACGTTGGGAATGGAAGATCACTTGCTCGAAATCTTCGGCGGGCATGATACGAAGGAAGTGATTACCAAGGGAATTTCTGCGGATTCGGATTTAAGTTGGAACAAAGAAGCGCAAGCTGAACTTAATAAAGTTCCTGGTTTTGTGCGGGGTAAAGTCAAGCGTAACACCGAAAAATTTGCCCGCGATCGCGGTTTAAGTGAAATTACACTCGAAGTAATGTACGCGGCGAAAGAAGCTGTGGGCGCATAA